The following coding sequences lie in one Musa acuminata AAA Group cultivar baxijiao chromosome BXJ3-1, Cavendish_Baxijiao_AAA, whole genome shotgun sequence genomic window:
- the LOC135628579 gene encoding putative wall-associated receptor kinase-like 16, giving the protein MGSTQPLFAFLLLLLLLTLLQATTPVASAPPSPNVLLPRCKATCGGTSIPYPFGIGHGCFRDGFEVTCEVVNAIPRAFLGGSERNITVNNISLPQGQASMLNDIAWICFNSTGGVVADQISSFNLSGLPFSVSGTRNELRTMGCNVIGILIGGDNYTLGAGCVSGCYEEASIASGSCHGAGCCETTIPEKLDNFTVTFATFDNISSYTDYSPCSYAFIADTDWFYFNKSDLRNHTFRDKYKDGVPLLLDWVAGNQTCEEAKRNLSSYACRSSNSECFNSKSLQGYICNCSTGFQGNPYLQDGCKDIDECSLPTQYPCHGTCSNTAGNYSCSCPKGQSSKDPKSEPCVRDQGIPTSTKIVIGSCVGIVLFITCIFCIILAFQRRKLLREKDKFFHQNGGLRLYEEIRSKQIDTVKIYTKEDIEKATVNFDKSRELGRGGHGTVYKGNLDDGREVAIKRSKVVTEDQSEEFVREMIILSQINHKNIVRLLGCCLEVEIPMLVYEFIPNGTLFEFIHDNDGKLSLLTTRLRIARESAEALAYLHSSASPPIVHGDVKSLNILLDHDYVPKVSDFGASRMMSIDETQFITMVQGTLGYLDPEYLLVRQLTTKSDVYSFGVVLVELITRKKAIYYDGSSQGKGLASSFIEAMKDSRLEEILDDQIMGKENMNVIQEIAELAKECLNMNGDERPTMRQVAEKLHMLGGFLQVSSTHHAPEECEALLGESSMSSTLDSVGYHSLENKLGFDVKAGR; this is encoded by the exons ATGGGATCCACGCAGCCACTGTTCGCGtttctgctgttgttgttgttgttgacgcTGCTGCAAGCAACGACTCCAGTAGCATCGGCACCACCGTCGCCGAACGTGTTGTTACCACGTTGCAAAGCGACATGCGGCGGTACTAGCATCCCGTACCCCTTCGGCATCGGCCATGGGTGTTTCAGGGACGGCTTCGAGGTCACTTGCGAAGTCGTTAACGCGATTCCCAGAGCTTTCTTGGGCGGCAGCGAGAGGAACATTACAGTTAATAACATATCCTTGCCCCAGGGCCAAGCAAGCATGCTGAATGACATCGCCTGGATTTGTTTCAACAGTACCGGCGGCGTGGTGGCTGATCAAATATCTTCATTCAACCTCAGTGGCCTTCCGTTTAGCGTATCCGGCACGAGGAACGAGTTAAGGACCATGGGCTGCAACGTCATTGGCATCCTCATAGGCGGGGACAACTATACATTGGGAGCCGGGTGCGTCTCCGGCTGCTACGAAGAGGCAAGCATCGCAAGCGGATCGTGCCATGGCGCCGGCTGCTGCGAGACCACCATCCCGGAGAAGCTGGACAATTTTACGGTCACGTTTGCCACTTTCGACAATATTTCTTCCTACACGGACTACAGCCCCTGCTCCTATGCCTTCATTGCCGACACGGACTGGTTCTACTTCAACAAGTCTGACCTTCGCAACCACACCTTTCGAGACAAGTACAAGGACGGCGTCCCACTCCTGCTGGACTGGGTAGCCGGCAACCAGACCTGCGAGGAGGCTAAGAGAAACCTTTCTTCATATGCATGCCGCAGCAGCAACAGTGAATGTTTCAACTCCAAAAGTTTACAAGGCTATATCTGCAATTGCTCCACAGGTTTCCAAGGCAATCCGTACCTCCAAGATGGATGCAAAG ATATCGACGAGTGCAGCTTACCAACGCAGTATCCATGTCATGGAACGTGCAGCAACACAGCAGGCAACTACAGCTGCTCTTGCCCAAAAGGTCAGAGCAGCAAGGACCCTAAATCGGAACCATGTGTCCGAGATCAAGGAATTCCGACATCAACGAAGATTGTTATAG GCAGTTGTGTTGGGATTGTCTTGTTCATTACTTGTATATTCTGCATAATCTTAGCGTTTCAAAGAAGGAAGCTTCTTAGAGAAAAAGATAAATTCTTCCATCAAAATGGAGGCTTGAGATTATATGAAGAAATTAGATCAAAGCAAATCGATACTGTCAAAATATATACCAAAGAGGATATAGAGAAAGCAACAGTTAATTTCGATAAGAGTCGAGAACTTGGGCGAGGAGGCCATGGCACCGTTTACAAAGGAAACCTAGACGATGGCAGGGAAGTGGCCATCAAGAGGTCTAAGGTAGTCACCGAGGACCAAAGTGAAGAATTCGTACGGGAGATGATTATTCTTTCTCAGATCAATCACAAGAACATTGTAAGGCTCTTGGGTTGTTGCTTGGAAGTAGAAATTCCCATGTTGGTTTATGAGTTCATCCCCAATGGAACCCTCTTCGAGTTCATCCATGACAACGACGGGAAACTAAGTCTCTTGACCACTCGTCTACGAATTGCCAGAGAATCTGCAGAAGCACTTGCTTACTTGCATTCATCGGCTTCCCCACCGATAGTTCATGGAGATGTAAAGTCGCTCAACATACTTCTAGATCATGACTACGTGCCAAAGGTATCAGATTTCGGTGCATCGAGAATGATGTCTATAGACGAAACCCAATTCATAACGATGGTCCAGGGAACTCTTGGTTATTTGGACCCAGAGTACTTGTTAGTTCGTCAACTAACAACAAAGAGTGATGTATATAGCTTTGGAGTAGTTTTGGTGGagctcatcacaaggaaaaaagCAATTTATTATGATGGGAGTAGTCAAGGAAAAGGTCTTGCCTCAAGCTTCATTGAAGCAATGAAAGATAGCCGACTTGAAGAGATATTAGATGATCAAATCATGGGAAAAGAAAACATGAATGTCATCCAAGAAATTGCCGAGCTTGCAAAGGAATGTTTGAACATGAATGGGGATGAAAGGCCAACGATGAGACAAGTGGCTGAAAAACTGCATATGTTAGGAGGGTTCCTACAGGTCTCTTCAACACACCATGCACCCGAGGAATGTGAAGCATTGCTTGGTGAATCATCCATGAGCTCTACCTTGGATTCTGTCGGGTACCATAGTTTAGAGAACAAATTGGGATTTGATGTAAAAGCtggaagatga